From Pseudomonas fluorescens:
GGACTACGTGTTTGGCATGCCATACGCGCGTGTCCCGCACCCGGCGTATGGCAAGGAAAAAATTCCGGCCTACGACATGATCCGTTTCTCGGTGAACATCATGCGTGGCTGCTTCGGCGGCTGCACCTTCTGCTCGATCACCGAGCACGAAGGCCGGATCATCCAGAACCGTTCCGAAGAGTCGATTATTCGCGAGATCGAGGAGATCCGTGACAAGGTCCCAGGTTTCACCGGGGTGATCTCCGACCTCGGCGGCCCGACCGCCAACATGTACCGCATTGCCTGCAAGAGCCCGGAAATCGAATCCGCGTGCCGCAAGCCGTCGTGCGTGTTTCCCGGCATCTGCCCGAACCTGAACACCGACCACTCGTCGCTGATCCAGCTGTATCGCAGCGCCCGGGCATTGCCGGGTGTGAAGAAGATCCTGATCGCTTCCGGCCTGCGCTACGACCTCGCGGTCGAGTCGCCGGAATACGTCAAAGAGCTGGTCACCCACCATGTCGGTGGCTACCTGAAGATCGCCCCGGAACACACCGAGGAAGGTCCGCTCAACCAGATGATGAAGCCGGGCATTGGCAGCTATGACAAGTTCAAGCGCATGTTCGAGAAGTACACCAAGGAAGCGGGCAAGGAGCAGTACCTGATCCCGTACTTTATCGCGGCCCACCCCGGCACCACCGATGAAGACATGATGAACCTGGCCCTGTGGCTCAAGGGCAACGGCTTCCGCGCCGACCAGGTGCAGGCGTTCTATCCGTCGCCGATGGCCACCGCCACCGCGATGTATCACTCGGGCAAGAACCCGCTGCGCAAGGTCACCTACAAGAGTGACGCGGTGACCATCGTCAAGAGCGAAGAACAGCGCCGCCTGCACAAGGCGTTCCTGCGTTACCACGACCCGAAAGGTTGGCCGATGCTGCGTGAAGCGCTGACCCGCATGGGCCGCGCCGACTTGATCGGGCCGGGCAAGGATCAATTGATCCCCTTGCACCAGCCCGCCACCGACAGCTACCAGAGCGCGCGTCGCAAGAACTCGACGCCGGCCGGCAGCCATAAGGTCGCCAAGGAAACCACCACCCGGATCCTCACCCAACACACCGGCCTGCCACCCCGTGGCAGTGACGGCAGCAACCCGTGGGACAAGCGCGAGCAAGCCAAGGCCGCGGCCATGGCGCGCAACAAGCAGGCGGCCAAGGAGCGCGCTGATGCGGCCAAGGGCAAGGGCGGCAAGCCAGCCCGCAAGCCGGTCGTGCCGCGTTGATCGCCGCGTGAATATGCAAAACGCCAGCCTCGTGCTGGCGTTTTGCTTTCTAGGCGGTGGGGAGTCTGTTTGTTAAGGTGGCGGCCATTAAATCGCTATCGGGGGCAAGCTCCCTCCCACATTTTGAATGTATTCACACATCAAGTGTGGGAGGGGGCTTGCCCCCGATAGCGTCACTCCAGTTACCACCTCTTCAAGGAAGAACACCCCCATGGGCAACCCCCTGCTCGGCATCGGCATGGACTCCAACCGCTCCCAGTTCATGGCGCGCCAGCGCATCGAAAGCCAGATCAACCTGCAGCGCCTGTTCGCCGCCATCGACGCCGACCCCGGTATCGTCGGCGCGGGGGTGGTGTATGTCGACGCTGACTTCAATGTCATTACCCTGCGCGAATTCAAGCCCATCTGCAGCATCAAGCCCAAGCGCATCATTTTGCGTGAAGCGCAGAAGTACATTGCGCCAACACAGTTTGCTCAACATGTCGTGAGCAATCCTCGAGAATCGCGACTGATTGGCGAAGCCGTGAATACCGGAATCTCCTGCTTGGGGGCGGTCATCAGTTGGGCTGCGATCGCCAGTGGAACAATTCTGGTGCCTTTCAGCGCTGGAGCCAGTTCCGTCATCGTTGTAGTGGGGTATGCGGCTGCCGGCGCAAGTACGCTTCAGTGTTTCAACGGCATTGCCCGAACAGCGCTGGAAGTCGCCAAACCTGAGGTCAAGGATTCGCTCGACAGTGAAGGCTGGTACCAGAATGCGTCCATCGTGCTGGACGCCGTATCACTGGCAGGCGTGGGCGCTTCGGCCCTGACGACGGTCAAGCTGGTCAGGGCCGCCAAAGCATCGACGGGCAAGAGCCTGCGTGATGTGCTTCGCGGTTTGAATCGCCAGGAAAGAGCCAAGCTGACGAAAGAGCTGCTGAGCATCAACCATCCCAGCTTGACCGCGAAGATGATCAAGTTGAGGCAGGCGTCGGGCGAACTCACCAAGCGTTTCACCCCTACGCAGCTCAAGCACAGCACCACTACCCAGATCAAAGACGTCCTGGGCGCAAGCGTTGGGTTTGGCGGGAGTGCCTACTCCGGAAACGTCAACACCATCGCGATTGGACTGTACGAGGAGGTAAGCGAATGAGCGAATTGATGACGCTACGCGACTTTTTCAGACAATACTTTCTGACGTTTATGGGCGGCGTATTTGCTGCGTGTTTTTCTTTGGCGTTGGCTGTGG
This genomic window contains:
- a CDS encoding YgiQ family radical SAM protein, translated to MQTAKPLFDYPKYWAECFGPAPFLPMSREEMDQLGWDSCDIIIVTGDAYVDHPSFGMAIIGRLLESQGFRVGIIAQPNWQSKDDFMKLGEPNLFFGVAAGNMDSMINRYTADKKIRSDDAYTPGGMAGKRPDRASLVYSQRCKEAYKNVPIVLGGIEASLRRIAHYDYWQDRVRNSILIDATADILLYGNAERAIVEVAQRLSWGHKIEDITDVRGTAFIRRDTPAGWYEVDSTRIDRPGKVDKIINPYVNTQDTQACAIEQEKGPVDDPQEAKVVQILASPRMTRDKTVIRLPSVEKVRGDAVLYAHANRVLHLETNPGNARALVQKHGEVDVWFNPPPIPMTTEEMDYVFGMPYARVPHPAYGKEKIPAYDMIRFSVNIMRGCFGGCTFCSITEHEGRIIQNRSEESIIREIEEIRDKVPGFTGVISDLGGPTANMYRIACKSPEIESACRKPSCVFPGICPNLNTDHSSLIQLYRSARALPGVKKILIASGLRYDLAVESPEYVKELVTHHVGGYLKIAPEHTEEGPLNQMMKPGIGSYDKFKRMFEKYTKEAGKEQYLIPYFIAAHPGTTDEDMMNLALWLKGNGFRADQVQAFYPSPMATATAMYHSGKNPLRKVTYKSDAVTIVKSEEQRRLHKAFLRYHDPKGWPMLREALTRMGRADLIGPGKDQLIPLHQPATDSYQSARRKNSTPAGSHKVAKETTTRILTQHTGLPPRGSDGSNPWDKREQAKAAAMARNKQAAKERADAAKGKGGKPARKPVVPR